From a single Drosophila sulfurigaster albostrigata strain 15112-1811.04 chromosome 3, ASM2355843v2, whole genome shotgun sequence genomic region:
- the LOC133843474 gene encoding protein commissureless 2 has product MENLPHTLNYEQSRDLPLQQFIGVARQIFEASKNKNQNSDNTDSDILQKIGATIFNSIQLKHPTLNDQPLGHNSSEAANMDFDFQNRVVLDSSSVNKLQEQIEYDKFMNEVWIGIVFTLILISMVFCICSCFLYHQFRTWKRNYHNNANGSTQCTIVDIEALKLRPDVEDPVPEYTLVSGLPSYEAALELLHKTPQSSCLIVYPSVFNVFNKHERANTAAAATAATTPTATTATIDAVAGEASSATAATLSQTAALCEATTPLLSTATTAATAIGGTTTTTATNTPTCESIKPNFVPSYAEVFGFKTIDEKKKSTKSQDDKC; this is encoded by the exons ATGGAGAACCTGCCGCACACATTAAACTACGAGCAGTCGCGCGATTTGCCGCTTCAGCAATTTATCGGTGTCGCCCGGCAGATATTCGAGGCCAGCAAGAACAAGAATCAAAACAGTGATAATACGGATAGTGATATTCTGCAAAAGATTGGAGCAACAatcttcaattcaattcaactgAAGCATCCCACACTCAACGATCAACCACTCGGGCACAATTCCAGTGAAGCAGCGAACATGGATTTCGACTTCCAAAATCGTGTGGTCCTCGATAGCAGCAGTGTGAATAAACTGCAGGAACAGATCGAGTACGACAAGTTCATGAACGAGGTGTGGATCGGCATTGTGTTCACGCTAATCTTAATCTCGATGGTATTCTGCATATGCTCGTGCTTCCTGTACCATCAATTTCGTACCTGGAAACGCAATT ATCACAACAATGCAAATGGCTCGACGCAGTGCACAATTGTTGATATCGAGGCATTGAAACTGCGACCCGATGTGGAGGATCCGGTACCGGAATACACATTGGTATCGGGTCTGCCCAGCTATGAGGCCGCCTTGGAGCTGTTGCATAAAACGCCGCAATCGTCGTGTTTGATTGTCTATCCAAGCGTGTTTAATGTATTCAATAAGCATGAAAGAGCGAacacggcagcagcagcaacagcagcaacaacacccaCGGCAACCACGGCAACAATAGATGCCGTTGCTGGGGAAGCGTCGTCGGCAACGGCGGCAACTCTGTCACAGACAGCCGCATTGTGCGAGGCAACAACACCGCTGctttcaacagcaacaacagcggcaacagcgaTTGgcggaacaacaacaacaacagcaactaacaCACCCACATGCGAAAGCATTAAGCCCAATTTTGTGCCCAGTTATGCCGAAGTATTTGGCTTTAAGACGATCGATGAGAAGAAAAAGTCAACGAAAAGCCAAGACGACAAATGCTAA
- the LOC133841631 gene encoding uncharacterized protein LOC133841631 isoform X3 codes for MHSDYIYRGYRKARRNFSLKTYFLLLLWWILAAGQWAMVCLVKEIQDAFRDHYYISLVAFFLSIFIFALFLFIERLRYNAILSIIISFIIVELQILALFMLVSRSFWGEMLLYFAICVVAIFIFVIIGLIVPRQIDCTLHIALLFILAFLFLLITVFFLMHQLLVPEMWKDIKKHGFYLIQIPITITILLFVMYHAQTINGGRFAEMRLHDFCLGSLILFHDFLIIYWLTFYWQMMSGYVSPDDWTHLSTFWNQDRRVVRLDFDDYTESILSNNKAEENVVFISQHQPTSDQPKLGITLDFREDDVLRTPIPMSERSWRLKRLTKDIRKADYRQIATEEGPGIDYIN; via the exons ATGCATTCCGACTATATCTATAGAGGGTATAGGAAGGCTCGTCGAAACTTCTCGCTAAAAACCTATTTCTTGCTGCTTTTATGGTGGATTTTGGCTGCGGGACAGTGGGCGATGGTGTGTTTGGT TAAAGAGATTCAAGATGCATTCCGGGATCATTACTACATAAGTCTGGTGGCCttctttttatcaatttttatttttgctctgTTCCTGTTCATCGAGAGGCTGCGCTACAATGCAATTCTGTCcatcataatttcatttattatt GTAGAGTTGCAAATTCTTGCCCTCTTCATGCTCGTCTCTCGCTCTTTTTGGGGAGAAATGCTTCTGTACTTCGCGATCTGTGTAGtagcaatatttatatttgtgatCATCGGATTGATTGTACCAAGACAG ATCGATTGCACGCTCCATATAGCTTTACTTTTTATACTCgcctttctctttcttcttaTCACCGTCTTCTTTCTTATGCATCAACTACTGGTCCCAGAGATGTGGAAAGACATTAAAAAACATGGCTTTTATCTGATTCAAATTCCAATTACAATCACCATACTATTA TTTGTCATGTACCATGCGCAAACAATAAATGGCGGGAGATTCGCGGAGATGCGTCTCCATGATTTTTGTCTTGGATCATTGATTCTTTTCCACGATTTTCTCATCATTTATTGGTTAACATTCTACTGGCAAATGATGTCAGGATATGTCTCACCCGATGACTGGACACATTTATCAACGTTTTGGAATCAAGATAGGAGAGTAGTTCGACTCGATTTCGATGATTATACAGAGAGCATTTTATCCAATAATAAAGCAGAAGAGAATGTTGTGTTTATTTCTCAACATCAACCAACTTCGGATCAACCGAAACTGGGAATAACTCTTGACTTTAGGGAAGACGATGTGCTAAGAACACCAATACCGATGAGTGAACGAAGTTGGAGGCTT